From a single Nicotiana tomentosiformis chromosome 2, ASM39032v3, whole genome shotgun sequence genomic region:
- the LOC104092417 gene encoding ankyrin repeat-containing protein ITN1-like: MDLEMGLTSAPNPISNMNYTGEPSPSPSPRAPALVVSHSSKSLIPSNSGKALVVSNSGKALLLSNSGKRIDPSGKKKYVKQVTGRHNDTELHLAAQRGDVGAVREILEEIDAQMLKTMSGAEFDAEVAAIREAMVNEVNELGETALFTAAERGYIDVVKELLPYSTKEGITTKNRSGFDPLHIAASQGHQAIVKLLLEHEPELSKTVGQSNATPLVSAATKGHISVVNELLSKDSSLLEIPRSNGKNALHLSARQGHVNIVKALLEKDPQLARRTDKKGQTALHMAVKGVSSEVVKLLLQADPAIVMLPDKFGNTALHIATRKKRSEIVHELLLLDDTNVNALTRDHKTALDIAEGLPMSEESTELKECLTRYGASRANELNQPRDELRKTVTEIKKNVHSQLEQARKTNKNMTGIAKELQKLHREGINNATNSVTIVASLFATVAFAAIFTVPGGDLDSGYAVASNTPSFKIFYITNALALFTSLAVVVVQITVVRGETKSDIRVIGVINKLMWLAAVFTTLAFVSASYVVIGRRNIWAAILVTVFAGIIMAGVLGAMTYFVVKSKRTSKNRKRDKFARTRTNSWHHSELSDSEINPMFAL, translated from the exons ATGGATTTGGAAATGGGGCTAACTTCGGCCCCAAATCcaatttctaacatgaattatACCGGCGAGCCATCACCGTCGCCATCGCCACGTGCACCAGCACTCGTGGTGTCACATTCAAGCAAGTCTCTGATACCATCAAATTCAGGGAAGGCATTGGTTGTGTCAAATTCAGGGAAAGCATTACTTTTATCAAATTCAGGGAAAAGGATAGATCCTTCAGGTAAAAAAAAGTATGTGAAGCAGGTGACGGGGCGACACAACGACACGGAGCTACACCTCGCGGCTCAGCGCGGGGACGTGGGGGCGGTGAGGGAGATATTGGAGGAAATTGATGCACAGATGTTGAAAACAATGAGCGGAGCAGAGTTTGATGCAGAGGTGGCGGCGATAAGGGAGGCAATGGTGAATGAGGTAAATGAATTAGGGGAAACGGCATTGTTCACTGCTGCTGAACGGGGATATATTGACGTGGTTAAGGAGTTGCTTCCTTATAGTACAAAGGAGGGGATCACGACCAAGAATCGTTCTGGTTTTGATCCCTTGCATATTGCTGCTAGCCAAGGCCACCAAG CTATTGTTAAGTTACTATTGGAGCATGAGCCAGAGTTGAGCAAGACAGTTGGCCAATCAAATGCAACTCCTCTTGTATCTGCAGCCACAAAAGGGCATATATCGGTTGTCAATGAATTGCTTTCCAAGGATTCTAGCTTGCTAGAGATACCAAGATCCAATGGCAAAAACGCGTTACATTTGTCTGCCCGCCAAGGCCATGTGAACATTGTTAAAGCATTGCTGGAAAAGGATCCGCAACTGGCAAGAAGAACCGATAAAAAAGGACAGACTGCTTTACACATGGCTGTAAAAGGTGTTAGCAGTGAAGTAGTGAAGTTGCTTCTGCAAGCAGATCCAGCCATTGTAATGCTGCCTGATAAGTTTGGCAACACTGCATTGCATATTGCCACACGGAAAAAGCGTTCAGAG ATAGTGCACGAGCTTTTGCTGCTCGACGACACAAATGTCAATGCACTGACAAGAGATCATAAAACAGCTCTAGACATAGCCGAAGGGCTTCCTATGTCTGAAGAATCGACAGAACTAAAAGAGTGCTTGACTCGTTATGGTGCTTCGAGAGCCAACGAATTGAATCAGCCTCGCGATGAACTTAGAAAGACTGTGACAGAAATTAAGAAAAATGTACACTCCCAGCTTGAACAAGCGCGAAAGACTAACAAAAACATGACAGGTATTGCAAAGGAACTTCAGAAGCTGCACAGGGAAGGAATTAACAATGCTACCAATTCTGTAACTATTGTAGCTTCTCTTTTTGCAACAGTAGCTTTTGCTGCTATATTCACAGTTCCTGGTGGTGACCTTGACTCTGGGTACGCTGTGGCGTCTAACACCCCATCATTTAAGATCTTCTATATCACAAATGCTCTTGCACTCTTCACATCGTTGGCTGTTGTGGTTGTACAAATCACAGTAGTCAGGGGTGAGACAAAATCTGATATAAGGGTTATTGGGGTGATTAACAAGTTAATGTGGTTGGCCGCGGTTTTCACTACTCTGGCTTTTGTATCTGCCTCTTATGTAGTTATTGGCCGGCGTAATATATGGGCTGCAATTCTTGTTACAGTTTTTGCAGGAATTATCATGGCAGGGGTTTTAGGCGCCATGACTTATTTTGTTGTGAAGTCTAAAAGGACTAGCAAAAACAGGAAGAGGGATAAGTTTGCAAGGACTAGAACCAACTCATGGCATCACTCGGAATTATCCGATTCAGAAATTAATCCAATGTTTGCACTCTGA